GAGGTCGCCTCGGTCAGCGCCGGCACGAGGACGTTCCGGGCGGCGTAGATGCCCGTGTCCGTGAGCTTGCCGTAGAACGGCGGTGAGTCGACGACGACGTAGTCGTAGTCGTCGTCGACGACCGCCAGCACCTCGTCGAGCGCGCCCAGCGCGTGGCCGTCGGTCACCGCGTCCGGCGTGACGTTCATCGCCAGCTCGGCCAGCGCGTCGGGGTCGACGCCGAACTCCGGGGCCCGTGCCGTCAGTTCCGCGATAGTCAGCTCGTGTTCGGCCTGGAGCATGTCGATGTTGCTCGGGACGACGTCCATCTCCGGGTGGGAGACGATCAGGTCCTCGACCACCGACCGCCCCTCGGGGTCGGTCAGGGCGTCGAACAGCGTCGGCGGGCCGGCGTCGTAGGCGTCGACGAGGCCCAGTCCCTCCGTGGCGTTGCCCTGCGGGTCGAGGTCGACGAACAGGACGTCGTGGCCGCGCTCGTTGAGCGCGCCGGCGACGTTGACCGCGACCGTCGTCTTCCCCGTCCCGCCCTTCGCGTTCGTCACGCACAGGCGCGCCGGTCCGGACCCTGGTTGGCTGCTCATCGTCGGGCTGAACGGGAGTCGAGGCTACCCGAGTATAAAAATACGCCCCCGATTATCAACGCTGCAAGTCGGCTCGGTGCGCGGCGAGTCCGTTCCGCCGCGCTACGGTCGCGTCTCCGGTCCACACACCCCAGTTATCATCGTTTACTCCAACATACCGGATCGGCTACAATCTTTATCACGTAGTAACCAGTAGGTGGCCGCATGACCATCAACCCGCGCGATTACGACCTCGACGAGCTGCGGAAGATGGCCCGGCGGCCGGAAGACGGCCTCGACGAGGACCGCGACCCGGCAGAGATTACCGTGGAGACCGACGAGGACGTACTGGCCGGCGAGTCGTTCCGGTCCGGGCTGCACCGCGAGCTGTTGCCGTTCCTCGACGACGACCTGGAGAAGCCGTACCTGTCGTCGCTGCCCGAGACGTACGCCGCCGAGTTCGTCGTCTTCGAGTGGCTTGAGTTCCTGCTGATGCACTCCGGCCACCGGGGCGCCGAGGGGGCGCTGGCCTACTACGAGCGCGTCGACTGGATCACCGAGGACGTCCGGGACGCGCTCTCGGAGTACCTTCGGGGCATCGACGACGCCGGCGCGGGCGCCGGCGACGGCTCGGAACTCGACGTCGACGACCACATGCTGAGTCTCGTCTACGTCGCGAAGCTCAACTCGATGGCGTGAGTCGGTCGACTGTCAATTCTCATTATCTGAACTGATCCGGCCGGCACCACGGTAACGACCGGACTGTGCTGGCCTCCAATTATCACGAACGGAATTTTTGTCCGCAACTATATACCGGAGGAAAGAATACAGGGCTCCGTATGAGCGACGACGCAGACGATGCCGAACCGACCGCCGCCGCCGAGGAAAACGGGGGGACGGGCACCACCGTCCCCATCGGCGTGAAGCTCGGGAGCACGCGCACCGTCGTCTCGCTGCCGGGCGAACGGGGCGCCGACGACCAGATCATCCGCACGCTGACCTGTCTCGCCACCTACGAGGACGCCCTGACCGGCGAAGAGAAGGTCCTCTACGGCGAAGAGGCCGCAACCGAGTATCCCGACCGCGTGCAGTTCATGCTCCGCTCCGGGCTCCCCGAGGACGCCGACCGGGCGGACCTGACCCGGACGTTCTTCGAGGCGCTCATCGAGGAGAACGACCTCCCGGCCAACAGCGCCGTCGTCTACGCCATCCCCACCATCGACAACCCCGAGGGCCTCGACAACCTCCGCTCGGTCATCGAGAACAGCTCCATCGGCATGCGTCTGGTCGAGAGCTACCCCGAATCGCTCTGCGGTGCCATCCCCGCCTTCGGCGACGACCTGCAGGCCATCGACGAGATCTTCCTCGCGATCAACATGGGCTCGACGAACCTGGAGGCCTCCGCCTACCGTCGCGGCGAGCAGTTGGCCCCCTTCACGACCGGCGCGGTCACCGGCAACGAGGTCGACCGGATGATCGCCAACTACGTCGAAGAGGAGACCCAGGGCCGGGTCAACATCGACACCCAGACCGCCCGCGAGTACAAGGAGGAGCACGCCGACTTCGTCGACTTCGAGCCGTTCACGGACGTCATTCAGCAGCCCGGCGGCGGTTCCCACGAGTTCACCATCGAGCGCTCGGTCATGGACGCGCTCGACGAGTACGTCGACGACGCCGTCGAGGAGATCGCGAACACCTTCCTCCCCGAGCTGGCCAACGACTACATGAAGGTCTACCAGCTCGCCCTCGAGCGGCCGATCGTCGTCACCGGCGGAATGGCCTGCATCCCCGGCATCACCTCGGAGTTCGAGCGGCGGCTCGGTGAGGAACTGGACCGCGACGTCGAGGTCATCGCCGCGGACCGCCCCGACCTCGCCCCGACGATCGGTGCCCAGCGGATCGCCCGGCGGCTCGCTGCGAACGACTGATACGGACTGTCGGAGCCGTTTTTCGGTACGATCCCCGACTACGGACGGTCGTATCGGTACCGAACTATTGTGAAGTACCTCGGGGACAAGCCCCGAGGCTTCACCGTTTTGTCCATGTCGTCCAGAAATGGACGGATGGACGCAGGCGAATTTAATTCCCCTCGACCTCCCCCGAGTAGGGTCGGCTGGAATTAACACCCGAACACCTCGCTGGTGTCCGTGAGGGTTGGTCGCTCCACCACGACCCGACAACTCCCGTCTCACGCCCAATGGACGGTTTTGAGAGGAGTCGCATTTCCAAACCTCTGAACGACCGCTTCACAGTAAGGTCTTTAATGTCTGCCACGGTCGTTAAACCACAGTACGAGGCATGGTAAATTAAATCCTTTGACGGGCTTCACCCTCGGGGTCAAGCCCCGAGGCACTCGCCCTGCTCCGCCTGTAGAAATTGAACGCACTGACACACTCGAAGGGCACCCGTGATGCTCTTCGATGTGTGAATAGTTTCAATTTCCACTATACGACAGTCCCGCGAGCGGACCGATCGCGACGCCGATTCTCACCTGCGTTCGACGCCGCAGTCCGATCACCGGCAGGTTCGTGTAGTCGCGGTGCGGTCGGACGCGCGACGGCGGCCGAAAACCTTAATCACTTCATACAATATAATCAGTTTTAATGCCCGAGTGTCCACGGTGCGGCGAGCGGATGAGCTACAACGACCGAACGACGAAGCTGGTCGAGTACGTCTGTCCGCGCTGTCACGAGAAGCGCATCGACTGGACTGACCGGGCGCGACGGCCGTCCGGTTCCGCCTGACCGGGGCGAGCGAGGCGGCCCGAACGGCAGACGACGCCGCCTCGCGCCGGACAACGAGTCCTTTTTGCGTCCGCCGCGGCTTGCTGTGACATGGCCGAACCGGAGACAGCAGTCGCTCTCCTCCACGGAGGCGAGCAGTCGCCAGAGCAGGTCGCCGCCGAGTCGTGGTGCCGGTCCGCCGAGTTCGACGTGGACGTCCTCGCCGCCGGGGCCGTCGCCGGGGACGCCGCACTGACGCCCTACGACGTCGTCTGGTGGCACGCGGACGCCGTGCCCGGCACGCCGGCCGTCGCCGACCTCGGGACCGAGCTCCGGTCGTTCGTCGCCGACGGCGGCGGCCTGGTGCTGTCGCTGGCCGCCCTGTCAACCGTCGACGAACTCGGCATCGACCCCGTGGCGCCCGACGACGTCGTCGTCGATCCCGACGGCCCGCCCGCGGGGCCCCTCCTGAAGTCCCTCCACGACGACCTCCCCGTCTTCGAGGCCGTCGACCGCCGGTCGATCACCCGGGAGGCAACGGACGCCACCGTCGCCCGCTACGAGGCCGTCCTCCCCGATCGCGGCGAAGTGCTCGCGGCGACGCGCCTGCCGGACCGCGACGAACCCGACCTCGTGACCGCCGTCGGCTGGTCGATCGGCGAGGGTAGCGTCGTGGGACTGGGCGACTGCCTCGTCTTCGACGCCGAGCCGCCGGCGGACGTCGCGGCCGCGCGTGACGCGCTGGCGACGGGCCTCCTCTCGAACGTCGGCGACGCGGACGTCCCCGACAGGC
This genomic interval from Halomicrobium urmianum contains the following:
- a CDS encoding ParA family protein, coding for MSSQPGSGPARLCVTNAKGGTGKTTVAVNVAGALNERGHDVLFVDLDPQGNATEGLGLVDAYDAGPPTLFDALTDPEGRSVVEDLIVSHPEMDVVPSNIDMLQAEHELTIAELTARAPEFGVDPDALAELAMNVTPDAVTDGHALGALDEVLAVVDDDYDYVVVDSPPFYGKLTDTGIYAARNVLVPALTEATSERAVELLIDQIAALEGQTDISVRTLGVVANRVEKTNEDRTMLRWLEEVFADYPVWQVRKRVALQRAFSEGVSLFEYGDSVDMERVFLGIADEIDERLGAAEVPA
- a CDS encoding FlaD/FlaE family flagellar protein, translated to MTINPRDYDLDELRKMARRPEDGLDEDRDPAEITVETDEDVLAGESFRSGLHRELLPFLDDDLEKPYLSSLPETYAAEFVVFEWLEFLLMHSGHRGAEGALAYYERVDWITEDVRDALSEYLRGIDDAGAGAGDGSELDVDDHMLSLVYVAKLNSMA
- a CDS encoding rod shape-determining protein, with translation MSDDADDAEPTAAAEENGGTGTTVPIGVKLGSTRTVVSLPGERGADDQIIRTLTCLATYEDALTGEEKVLYGEEAATEYPDRVQFMLRSGLPEDADRADLTRTFFEALIEENDLPANSAVVYAIPTIDNPEGLDNLRSVIENSSIGMRLVESYPESLCGAIPAFGDDLQAIDEIFLAINMGSTNLEASAYRRGEQLAPFTTGAVTGNEVDRMIANYVEEETQGRVNIDTQTAREYKEEHADFVDFEPFTDVIQQPGGGSHEFTIERSVMDALDEYVDDAVEEIANTFLPELANDYMKVYQLALERPIVVTGGMACIPGITSEFERRLGEELDRDVEVIAADRPDLAPTIGAQRIARRLAAND